GCCGCGCCGGCGCGAGCTGGTCGGTGGGCGAATTCGTGCTTGGAAGCGCCATCGCCGCGTCTTTCCTGCTTCTCATCGGCGAACAGTGGGGGTTGCTCACGGCCTGGCTTGGCGCGCTGCTCGGCGCCGTCGCGCCGTTCATCGTCGTGCGCCAGATGCAGAAGAAGCGCGCGAAGAAGTTCGAGGAGCAGCTTCCGGACGCGATCGACATGATCGTGAACGCCATGCGCGCGGGCTTCTCGTTCCAGGCCGCGCTCAAGTTCTGCGGCGACGAGATCTCGGCGCCGCTCGGCGACGAGTTCACGCGGGTTTACGACGAGCAGCGGCTGGGTTCGGACATGCGCCAGGCGTTGCTCGGCATGCAGGAGCGCGTGGGCACGCTGGACGCCAAGATGCTGGTGACGTCGCTGCTCATTCAGCGGGAGACGGGCGGTAACCTGAGCGAGGTGCTGGGCGGGCTGGCGACGCTGATCCGCGACCGGGGCGCCCTGCGGGGCCAGATCGACACGCTAACCGCCGAGCCCAAATTCACCG
The DNA window shown above is from Gemmatimonadaceae bacterium and carries:
- a CDS encoding type II secretion system F family protein — encoded protein: MQGLVLLLVFFGTAMLVLGTYALLNRRRLAAAAVLRQRMGEDAPTATPTANILRDLRRSSLPALDRLLDSLAVSEALDYELRRAGASWSVGEFVLGSAIAASFLLLIGEQWGLLTAWLGALLGAVAPFIVVRQMQKKRAKKFEEQLPDAIDMIVNAMRAGFSFQAALKFCGDEISAPLGDEFTRVYDEQRLGSDMRQALLGMQERVGTLDAKMLVTSLLIQRETGGNLSEVLGGLATLIRDRGALRGQIDTLTAEPKFTGRVLAMLPVIAFFALSYLNRSMMAPMLTTTTGRLVLLYAAGSIAVGYFVLMKIADIDI